Proteins from a single region of Mesoaciditoga lauensis cd-1655R = DSM 25116:
- a CDS encoding PLP-dependent aminotransferase family protein — translation MEIEKRFSKMSKRMKSSIIRELLRDATNTSIISFGGGAPDPETFDREALAKLSQGVLLDEYQISLQYGATEGDPLLKDELIKILEERHGIKGLKHGNLLITVGSQQALDLMGRVFLDEDSYVMVSHPIYLGAASAFRAYGPKFITIDLEDDGLNIDQVEKALKELDSKGEIQKLKFIYTVPNFHNPAGVTMSLEKRKALVELARKYDVLILEDDPYGELRYEGERLPDIYYLANGENVILLNTMSKVMSPGIRIGMIAGDEKIVAKAALAKQGADLCTPTFTQRLVARYLQEGTIFNRIKSAIEIYRKKKNIMLDALQKYVNVEGAKWTKPEGGLFIWVTLPEKYDTMELFEEAKKVGVAYIPGSAFYVDDRVSSSFRLSFCLPPEDQIEEGIKRIGKLL, via the coding sequence ATGGAAATAGAAAAACGCTTTTCCAAAATGTCAAAAAGGATGAAGTCTTCAATAATTAGAGAATTGCTGAGAGATGCTACAAATACATCCATTATTTCTTTCGGTGGTGGAGCACCCGACCCAGAAACTTTCGATAGGGAAGCCCTGGCAAAATTGTCTCAAGGTGTTCTTCTCGATGAATACCAAATTTCTTTGCAATACGGTGCGACTGAAGGAGATCCCCTTTTAAAGGATGAACTTATAAAAATACTGGAAGAAAGACATGGAATAAAAGGTTTGAAGCACGGCAACCTTCTTATCACGGTTGGTTCCCAACAGGCTCTGGATCTTATGGGACGAGTCTTTTTGGATGAAGATTCTTATGTGATGGTGAGCCATCCTATCTATTTAGGGGCTGCCAGCGCTTTTAGAGCATACGGGCCAAAATTCATAACAATAGATTTGGAAGACGACGGTTTGAACATCGATCAAGTGGAAAAAGCCTTAAAAGAACTTGATTCAAAAGGTGAAATACAAAAATTGAAATTCATATACACAGTTCCGAACTTCCATAATCCAGCAGGTGTAACGATGTCGCTTGAAAAGAGGAAGGCACTTGTTGAACTTGCCCGTAAGTACGACGTGCTTATTTTGGAAGACGATCCTTATGGAGAATTAAGATATGAAGGAGAACGCCTGCCAGACATATATTATCTTGCAAATGGAGAGAATGTCATTCTCTTAAATACCATGAGCAAGGTAATGAGCCCAGGAATAAGAATAGGTATGATAGCCGGTGATGAAAAGATCGTTGCCAAAGCGGCACTGGCAAAACAGGGAGCAGACTTGTGTACCCCAACTTTCACGCAAAGATTGGTGGCAAGATATCTCCAGGAGGGAACCATTTTCAATAGGATAAAAAGTGCGATAGAAATCTACAGAAAAAAGAAAAATATCATGTTAGATGCTCTTCAAAAATACGTGAACGTTGAAGGAGCAAAATGGACAAAACCAGAAGGTGGCCTTTTCATTTGGGTTACGCTTCCTGAAAAATACGACACCATGGAACTATTTGAAGAAGCAAAGAAAGTTGGCGTGGCGTACATTCCCGGTTCGGCTTTCTATGTAGATGATAGGGTAAGTTCCAGCTTCCGACTCTCTTTCTGCCTACCTCCAGAAGATCAAATAGAGGAAGGCATAAAGAGAATAGGCAAGCTACTTTAA
- the buk gene encoding butyrate kinase — protein sequence MYSILVINPGSTSTKIAVYHDEKVMFEKSIEHSPHDLEKFERINDQLEYREKIILETLEKENYSLKDFDAIACRGGLIGPVESGTYLVDDAMIKALKNAKVEHASNLAGLIGYSFAKKAGINAYITDPVSVDEMDDVARISGMKDLERKSFSHALNIKAVARKAELELGKKYTDMNLVVAHLGGGISISALRHGKIVDVNGANDEGPFSPERSGELPVGDVVKVAYSGKYSRRELKKRYVGKGGLVAYLGTNDLRKAMNMAETDENMMLVIKAMAYQIAKGIAEMWTVLDKNVDAIVLTGGMSLNSKFVEMIKSYVPNLALILVIAGAYEMEALAMGALRVLRGEEEPKTIEIMER from the coding sequence GTGTACAGCATACTTGTGATCAATCCAGGTTCAACATCCACTAAGATAGCAGTTTACCACGATGAAAAAGTCATGTTCGAAAAATCCATTGAGCATTCTCCCCACGATCTGGAAAAATTTGAAAGGATAAACGATCAACTCGAATACAGGGAGAAAATCATCCTGGAAACTTTAGAAAAAGAAAATTACTCTTTGAAGGATTTCGATGCAATAGCATGTAGGGGAGGACTAATAGGCCCAGTTGAAAGCGGAACTTATCTTGTGGATGATGCCATGATTAAAGCCTTGAAAAACGCAAAGGTTGAACACGCTTCAAACTTAGCTGGATTGATCGGATATTCGTTTGCCAAAAAAGCCGGGATAAACGCTTATATAACGGACCCGGTTTCCGTAGATGAAATGGATGATGTGGCCAGAATTTCTGGAATGAAAGATTTAGAAAGAAAGAGTTTTTCACATGCTTTGAACATTAAGGCGGTGGCGAGGAAAGCAGAATTAGAACTTGGGAAAAAATATACAGATATGAACTTAGTGGTAGCACATCTCGGAGGAGGTATCTCAATAAGTGCTCTAAGACATGGAAAAATCGTGGATGTCAATGGAGCAAACGATGAAGGACCGTTTAGTCCAGAAAGGAGTGGAGAACTGCCAGTTGGAGATGTTGTCAAAGTCGCCTACTCTGGAAAATATTCCCGAAGGGAGCTAAAAAAAAGATACGTTGGCAAGGGAGGACTCGTTGCTTATTTAGGAACAAACGATCTGAGAAAGGCCATGAACATGGCTGAAACGGATGAGAATATGATGCTTGTCATTAAAGCGATGGCCTACCAAATAGCAAAGGGAATAGCCGAAATGTGGACTGTGTTGGACAAAAACGTTGATGCTATCGTTTTAACCGGTGGAATGTCGTTAAATTCCAAATTCGTTGAGATGATAAAATCGTACGTTCCTAATCTTGCTCTGATCCTTGTTATAGCAGGGGCATACGAAATGGAAGCGCTTGCTATGGGAGCGCTAAGGGTTTTAAGAGGAGAAGAAGAGCCAAAAACTATAGAGATAATGGAGAGGTGA
- the ptb gene encoding phosphate butyryltransferase — MKNLRELVEKAKTLKKMRVSVAVAQDVPVLKAIDEAHKEGIIEASLVGSQKEIEKIASNEGIDLSKYEIIDEPEEGEAVKKAVELVHEHHCDLLMKGKVHTSHLLHAVLDKNYNLRTGRTMNHVGVFEVATYDRLLIITDAAMVIAPTLDQKVDSIYNAQKVAHVLGIDVPKVAVLGAVETVNPSMPATMEAALLAKMSDRKQITGAIVDGPFALDNAVSEEAAKHKGIESPVAGKADVLLVPDIEAGNILYKALVFIAKGKLAGTILGARVPIVLTSRADSDETKLYSIALSALVAQE, encoded by the coding sequence ATGAAAAATCTTAGAGAATTAGTTGAAAAAGCAAAAACACTTAAAAAGATGAGAGTATCCGTTGCGGTAGCACAAGATGTTCCAGTACTCAAGGCAATAGACGAAGCACATAAAGAAGGAATAATAGAGGCAAGTTTAGTAGGTTCACAAAAGGAAATAGAAAAAATTGCATCCAACGAGGGCATAGACCTTTCGAAGTATGAAATCATAGACGAACCAGAAGAAGGAGAAGCCGTAAAAAAGGCCGTAGAACTTGTACATGAACATCATTGTGATCTGTTGATGAAAGGAAAAGTTCATACTTCTCATCTTCTCCACGCTGTATTGGATAAAAATTACAACCTACGAACTGGAAGAACGATGAATCATGTGGGCGTATTCGAGGTGGCTACCTACGACAGATTGCTGATAATCACAGATGCGGCCATGGTTATCGCTCCAACATTGGATCAAAAAGTTGATTCGATATACAACGCACAAAAAGTGGCGCATGTCCTTGGAATAGATGTACCAAAAGTGGCCGTCTTGGGAGCGGTTGAAACGGTTAATCCTTCCATGCCAGCAACAATGGAAGCCGCTTTACTTGCAAAGATGTCAGATAGAAAACAGATAACCGGTGCCATAGTTGATGGGCCTTTTGCCCTTGACAACGCGGTAAGTGAGGAAGCCGCAAAGCATAAAGGTATAGAAAGCCCTGTGGCGGGCAAGGCGGATGTACTTCTTGTGCCTGATATTGAAGCTGGAAACATACTTTACAAAGCTTTGGTATTCATAGCAAAGGGAAAATTGGCTGGAACAATACTTGGCGCGAGAGTACCAATAGTACTCACTTCTCGTGCCGATAGTGATGAAACAAAATTGTATTCCATAGCACTTAGCGCCCTTGTGGCTCAGGAGTGA